One region of Culex pipiens pallens isolate TS chromosome 2, TS_CPP_V2, whole genome shotgun sequence genomic DNA includes:
- the LOC120415142 gene encoding protein charlatan isoform X2, which produces MTTLIPTTSSQPAAGVEAYEDMFKEITRKLYGEESAHGLYPHNTQIAQVAQLAPGAPAAAPEGGERSFTTLVSDRNITTIDYETTTVNDQGQQQQGRSEEHLTTAFGLAALMQNGFPPPGAILNPVNFPAKASEFELDLVAVTSDDRWQQQQEQTSGEQSWSSGGGKHSSTSYSHKSGKKPKVEPLDGSPTGSGSTLNIPQSDKSKGNFSPSSATVGAATGKRYACTSCPYTTDRRDLFTRHENIHKEEKPFHCYACLKQFNRADHVKKHFMRMHRDMDYEIAKTRRITAVSSTSTPTSSTAKPYYSSSSSNTPVSAPAPPPPTTLVSPPVTVIPVVSTLNIPTANFPAQLSIPSSHHGTATIESSSHGSTVTAVINSHNIVTLNGSGLIQHHHQQQQNQQQQHQPVLQQQQQQQQQIVVNAPPIVAIKQEKGVQPRAEGAGNSNGSNAANLVDDKSFAKKNKGEKRFTCCYCPWSGADNWGLKRHLNTHTKPYVCMLCDYKAARSERLATHVFKVHNKKACSKCTFFAEDQDQLNAHMQDSHPNEPAKPVKPATSPIGGGSTGNVLRSLGNTFVPNNLHGNNPTSSGNSFGLLSMQALGRNKTSVTQDFHNAGGGTHRQYHANHNSDSNSSSIDSSNDQPSSPPLSSASSRSPSTSPPVVASTTATPNHLSEEHLSLLQLLATAAVAQQHLQLQQQQKSASSILSSPPASHPPQPPPAIVQNTNQNSTNQAQNDAKRRRKSSSRNDKENLGQKQPNRSVAVGGKVIDLTVTAAAAAASDTGNGIERNNNSSSNNNNSSVNNKNINEAIFDRVMYKKPSYQNMFLTAAFCKPVLGVEKDPRREDRVIVAEKSFSLAEFLRNHTEVSISTLNSTATTAKKPNDDEDVIFIKEEKRRKQQAPRKVDQPPSSERSVGDIRDKHMIRLITRRLCCRICQNQHVAPDNCHYHTKTSLILHQRWRHGQGAATDRCQHCGAAFARRYKLALHQKLMHRNRKPGAKKTVKKQQRKQRKRKPRSQCFTKRRK; this is translated from the exons ATGACCACGCTCATACCCACCACGTCGTCCCAGCCCGCCGCCGGGGTTGAGGCGTACGAGGACATGTTCAAGGAGATCACGCGCAAACTTTACGGCGAGGAGTCCGCCCACGGACTCTACCCGCACAACACCCAGATCGCCCAGGTTGCGCAGCTTGCTCCGGGAGCCCCCGCAGCAGCTCCCGAGGGTGGCGAGCGGTCCTTTACGACGCTCGTTTCGGACCGGAACATTACGACGATCGATTACGAGACTACGACGGTGAATGACCAGGGCCAGCAGCAGCAAGGTCGGTCGGAGGAACATCTGACGACGGCGTTCGGCCTGGCTGCACTCATGCAGAACGGATTCCCTCCGCCGGGGGCCATCCTGAATCCGGTCAACTTTCCCGCGAAAGCAAGTGAGTTTGAACTAG ATCTTGTCGCCGTGACCAGTGACGATcgctggcagcagcagcaggaacaaACCTCCGGCGAGCAGTCGTGGAGCTCGGGTGGCGGCAAACACTCGTCCACTTCGTACTCCCACAAGTCGGGCAAGAAGCCCAAGGTCGAACCGCTGGATGGCTCGCCCACCGGCAGTGGCAGCACTCTCAACATTCCGCAGTCCGACAAGAGCAAAGGCAACTTCAGCCCCTCGTCGGCGACCGTCGGAGCTGCCACCGGAAAGCGTTACGCCTGCACAAGCTGTCCGTACACCACGGATCGGCGTGACCTGTTCACGCGCCACGAGAACATTCACAAAGAGGAGAAGCCATTCCATTGTTACGCCTGCCTGAAGCAGTTCAACCGGGCGGATCACGTGAAGAAGCACTTTATGCGGATGCACCGTGACATGGACTACGAAATCGCCAAAACCCGCCGCATAACCGCGGTCAGCTCCACTTCAACACCGACCAGTAGCACCGCCAAGCCCTACtacagcagtagcagcagcaacaCGCCGGTTTCGGCACCAGCCCCACCCCCGCCAACCACGCTCGTGTCCCCACCGGTAACCGTTATCCCGGTGGTCAGCACCCTCAACATTCCGACGGCCAACTTTCCGGCCCAACTCAGCATTCCCAGCAGTCACCACGGGACCGCAACCATCGAATCGTCGTCCCACGGCTCGACCGTCACGGCCGTCATCAACAGTCACAACATTGTCACGCTGAACGGAAGCGGCCTGATTCAGCAccaccatcagcagcagcagaaccagcagcagcaacaccagCCTGTtctgcaacagcagcagcagcagcagcagcaaatagTAGTAAATGCCCCACCTATCGTAGCTATCAAACAGGAGAAGGGAGTGCAGCCGAGGGCTGAAGGTGCGGGGAATAGTAACGGCAGCAATGCCGCCAACCTGGTCGACGATAAATCCTTCGCGAAGAAGAACAAGGGCGAGAAGCGGTTCACCTGTTGCTACTGTCCGTGGAGCG GTGCTGACAACTGGGGCCTCAAGCGGCACCTCAACACCCACACCAAGCCGTACGTGTGTATGCTGTGCGACTACAAGGCGGCCCGCTCGGAGCGGCTCGCGACGCACGTCTTCAAGGTGCACAACAAGAAGGCCTGCAGCAAGTGCACCTTCTTCGCCGAGGACCAGGACCAGCTGAACGCTCACATGCAGGACTCACA TCCTAACGAACCGGCCAAACCAGTGAAGCCGGCCACTTCGCCAATCGGCGGTGGCAGCACCGGGAATGTCCTCCGAAGCCTTGGGAACACCTTCGTTCCGAACAATCTCCACGGGAACAACCCGACCAGCAGTGGGAATTCCTTCGG CTTGCTCAGCATGCAGGCCCTCGGCCGCAACAAAACATCCGTCACGCAGGATTTTCATAACGCGGGAGGCGGAACCCATCGCCAGTATCACGCCAACCACAACAGcgacagcaacagcagcagcatcgaTAGCAGCAACGATCAACCATCTTCTCCACCACTGTCCTCGGCGTCGTCCCGTTCACCATCGACGTCCCCTCCGGTGGTGGCGTCGACGACGGCGACCCCGAACCACTTGTCCGAGGAGCATCTGTCGCTGCTGCAGCTGTTGGCCACGGCCGCCGTCGCCCAGCAGCATCTGCAactccagcagcagcaaaagtcGGCGTCGTCGATCCTCAGTTCGCCTCCCGCGAGTCATCCACCACAACCACCACCAGCCATAGTCCAGAACACGAACCAAAATAGTACAAACCAGGCCCAGAACGATGCGAAACGTCGTCGCAAGAGCAGCTCCCGCAACGACAAGGAGAACCTTGGCCAGAAGCAACCGAACCGAAGCGTGGCCGTCGGGGGCAAGGTTATCGATTTGACCGTTACGGCGGCGGCTGCGGCCGCCAGCGATACCGGCAACGGAATTGAAcggaacaacaacagcagcagcaacaataaCAATAGTAGCGTTAACAATAAGAATATAAACGAAGCTATTTTTGATAGAGTCATGTACAAGAAACCGTCGTACCAGAATATGTTTTTAACGGCGGCGTTCTGCAAGCCGGTGCTCGGCGTCGAGAAGGATCCCCGCCGGGAGGACCGCGTCATCGTGGCCGAGAAGAGCTTCTCGTTGGCCGAGTTTCTGCGCAATCACACGGAAGTGTCGATCAGCACGCTCAACTCCACGGCGACGACGGCCAAAAAGCCCAACGACGACGAAGACGTGATCTTCATCAAGGAGGAGAAACGTCGCAAGCAGCAAGCCCCGCGCAAGGTCGATCAACCGCCGTCGTCGGAGCGCTCCGTTGGCGATATCCGCGACAAGCACATGATCCGCCTGATCACGCGGCGGCTGTGCTGTCGAATCTGCCAGAACCAGCACGTGGCACCGGACAACTGCCACTATCACACCAAGACTTCGCTGATTCTGCACCAGCGGTGGCGCCACGGTCAAGGTGCGGCCACCGACCGGTGCCAGCACTGCGGGGCAGCGTTCGCGCGCCGGTACAAGCTGGCCCTGCACCAGAAGCTGATGCACCGAAACCGAAAACCGGGGGCGAAAAAGACGGTGAAGAAGCAGCAACGCAAACAGCGCAAACGGAAGCCCCGCAGCCAGTGTTTCACCAAGAGACGAAAGTAA
- the LOC120415142 gene encoding protein charlatan isoform X1 translates to MTTLIPTTSSQPAAGVEAYEDMFKEITRKLYGEESAHGLYPHNTQIAQVAQLAPGAPAAAPEGGERSFTTLVSDRNITTIDYETTTVNDQGQQQQGRSEEHLTTAFGLAALMQNGFPPPGAILNPVNFPAKASEFELDLVAVTSDDRWQQQQEQTSGEQSWSSGGGKHSSTSYSHKSGKKPKVEPLDGSPTGSGSTLNIPQSDKSKGNFSPSSATVGAATGKRYACTSCPYTTDRRDLFTRHENIHKEEKPFHCYACLKQFNRADHVKKHFMRMHRDMDYEIAKTRRITAVSSTSTPTSSTAKPYYSSSSSNTPVSAPAPPPPTTLVSPPVTVIPVVSTLNIPTANFPAQLSIPSSHHGTATIESSSHGSTVTAVINSHNIVTLNGSGLIQHHHQQQQNQQQQHQPVLQQQQQQQQQIVVNAPPIVAIKQEKGVQPRAEGAGNSNGSNAANLVDDKSFAKKNKGEKRFTCCYCPWSGADNWGLKRHLNTHTKPYVCMLCDYKAARSERLATHVFKVHNKKACSKCTFFAEDQDQLNAHMQDSHPNEPAKPVKPATSPIGGGSTGNVLRSLGNTFVPNNLHGNNPTSSGNSFGTSVVNNSSSTNTTILYQTTTSTSAIPSTGNILTNSNASNLIDTINQHLAANGGTVTVVSGNGLGGGVGQVTTPHNHHQQQQQNHLQHNQNQNQQQQQIPQQQQQQHHWIAKVHRKRGSELLYSYLEADGSDSEDYARLLSMQALGRNKTSVTQDFHNAGGGTHRQYHANHNSDSNSSSIDSSNDQPSSPPLSSASSRSPSTSPPVVASTTATPNHLSEEHLSLLQLLATAAVAQQHLQLQQQQKSASSILSSPPASHPPQPPPAIVQNTNQNSTNQAQNDAKRRRKSSSRNDKENLGQKQPNRSVAVGGKVIDLTVTAAAAAASDTGNGIERNNNSSSNNNNSSVNNKNINEAIFDRVMYKKPSYQNMFLTAAFCKPVLGVEKDPRREDRVIVAEKSFSLAEFLRNHTEVSISTLNSTATTAKKPNDDEDVIFIKEEKRRKQQAPRKVDQPPSSERSVGDIRDKHMIRLITRRLCCRICQNQHVAPDNCHYHTKTSLILHQRWRHGQGAATDRCQHCGAAFARRYKLALHQKLMHRNRKPGAKKTVKKQQRKQRKRKPRSQCFTKRRK, encoded by the exons ATGACCACGCTCATACCCACCACGTCGTCCCAGCCCGCCGCCGGGGTTGAGGCGTACGAGGACATGTTCAAGGAGATCACGCGCAAACTTTACGGCGAGGAGTCCGCCCACGGACTCTACCCGCACAACACCCAGATCGCCCAGGTTGCGCAGCTTGCTCCGGGAGCCCCCGCAGCAGCTCCCGAGGGTGGCGAGCGGTCCTTTACGACGCTCGTTTCGGACCGGAACATTACGACGATCGATTACGAGACTACGACGGTGAATGACCAGGGCCAGCAGCAGCAAGGTCGGTCGGAGGAACATCTGACGACGGCGTTCGGCCTGGCTGCACTCATGCAGAACGGATTCCCTCCGCCGGGGGCCATCCTGAATCCGGTCAACTTTCCCGCGAAAGCAAGTGAGTTTGAACTAG ATCTTGTCGCCGTGACCAGTGACGATcgctggcagcagcagcaggaacaaACCTCCGGCGAGCAGTCGTGGAGCTCGGGTGGCGGCAAACACTCGTCCACTTCGTACTCCCACAAGTCGGGCAAGAAGCCCAAGGTCGAACCGCTGGATGGCTCGCCCACCGGCAGTGGCAGCACTCTCAACATTCCGCAGTCCGACAAGAGCAAAGGCAACTTCAGCCCCTCGTCGGCGACCGTCGGAGCTGCCACCGGAAAGCGTTACGCCTGCACAAGCTGTCCGTACACCACGGATCGGCGTGACCTGTTCACGCGCCACGAGAACATTCACAAAGAGGAGAAGCCATTCCATTGTTACGCCTGCCTGAAGCAGTTCAACCGGGCGGATCACGTGAAGAAGCACTTTATGCGGATGCACCGTGACATGGACTACGAAATCGCCAAAACCCGCCGCATAACCGCGGTCAGCTCCACTTCAACACCGACCAGTAGCACCGCCAAGCCCTACtacagcagtagcagcagcaacaCGCCGGTTTCGGCACCAGCCCCACCCCCGCCAACCACGCTCGTGTCCCCACCGGTAACCGTTATCCCGGTGGTCAGCACCCTCAACATTCCGACGGCCAACTTTCCGGCCCAACTCAGCATTCCCAGCAGTCACCACGGGACCGCAACCATCGAATCGTCGTCCCACGGCTCGACCGTCACGGCCGTCATCAACAGTCACAACATTGTCACGCTGAACGGAAGCGGCCTGATTCAGCAccaccatcagcagcagcagaaccagcagcagcaacaccagCCTGTtctgcaacagcagcagcagcagcagcagcaaatagTAGTAAATGCCCCACCTATCGTAGCTATCAAACAGGAGAAGGGAGTGCAGCCGAGGGCTGAAGGTGCGGGGAATAGTAACGGCAGCAATGCCGCCAACCTGGTCGACGATAAATCCTTCGCGAAGAAGAACAAGGGCGAGAAGCGGTTCACCTGTTGCTACTGTCCGTGGAGCG GTGCTGACAACTGGGGCCTCAAGCGGCACCTCAACACCCACACCAAGCCGTACGTGTGTATGCTGTGCGACTACAAGGCGGCCCGCTCGGAGCGGCTCGCGACGCACGTCTTCAAGGTGCACAACAAGAAGGCCTGCAGCAAGTGCACCTTCTTCGCCGAGGACCAGGACCAGCTGAACGCTCACATGCAGGACTCACA TCCTAACGAACCGGCCAAACCAGTGAAGCCGGCCACTTCGCCAATCGGCGGTGGCAGCACCGGGAATGTCCTCCGAAGCCTTGGGAACACCTTCGTTCCGAACAATCTCCACGGGAACAACCCGACCAGCAGTGGGAATTCCTTCGG AACATCGGTcgtcaacaacagcagcagtacCAACACCACCATCCTGTACCAAACGACAACGTCGACATCGGCCATCCCGTCGACCGGGAACATCCTCACCAACAGCAACGCGTCCAACCTGATCGACACCATCAACCAGCATCTGGCGGCCAACGGCGGCACCGTAACGGTCGTGTCGGGAAACGGGCTAGGTGGAGGGGTTGGGCAGGTGACCACCCCTCACAAtcaccatcagcagcagcagcaaaatcaCCTTCAACATAATCAGAAtcagaaccagcagcagcagcagattccgcaacaacagcaacaacaacatcacTGGATAGCGAAAGTGCACCGGAAGCGGGGATCCGAACTTTTGTACAGCTATCTGGAGGCGGACGGAAGCGACTCGGAAGATTACGCCCG CTTGCTCAGCATGCAGGCCCTCGGCCGCAACAAAACATCCGTCACGCAGGATTTTCATAACGCGGGAGGCGGAACCCATCGCCAGTATCACGCCAACCACAACAGcgacagcaacagcagcagcatcgaTAGCAGCAACGATCAACCATCTTCTCCACCACTGTCCTCGGCGTCGTCCCGTTCACCATCGACGTCCCCTCCGGTGGTGGCGTCGACGACGGCGACCCCGAACCACTTGTCCGAGGAGCATCTGTCGCTGCTGCAGCTGTTGGCCACGGCCGCCGTCGCCCAGCAGCATCTGCAactccagcagcagcaaaagtcGGCGTCGTCGATCCTCAGTTCGCCTCCCGCGAGTCATCCACCACAACCACCACCAGCCATAGTCCAGAACACGAACCAAAATAGTACAAACCAGGCCCAGAACGATGCGAAACGTCGTCGCAAGAGCAGCTCCCGCAACGACAAGGAGAACCTTGGCCAGAAGCAACCGAACCGAAGCGTGGCCGTCGGGGGCAAGGTTATCGATTTGACCGTTACGGCGGCGGCTGCGGCCGCCAGCGATACCGGCAACGGAATTGAAcggaacaacaacagcagcagcaacaataaCAATAGTAGCGTTAACAATAAGAATATAAACGAAGCTATTTTTGATAGAGTCATGTACAAGAAACCGTCGTACCAGAATATGTTTTTAACGGCGGCGTTCTGCAAGCCGGTGCTCGGCGTCGAGAAGGATCCCCGCCGGGAGGACCGCGTCATCGTGGCCGAGAAGAGCTTCTCGTTGGCCGAGTTTCTGCGCAATCACACGGAAGTGTCGATCAGCACGCTCAACTCCACGGCGACGACGGCCAAAAAGCCCAACGACGACGAAGACGTGATCTTCATCAAGGAGGAGAAACGTCGCAAGCAGCAAGCCCCGCGCAAGGTCGATCAACCGCCGTCGTCGGAGCGCTCCGTTGGCGATATCCGCGACAAGCACATGATCCGCCTGATCACGCGGCGGCTGTGCTGTCGAATCTGCCAGAACCAGCACGTGGCACCGGACAACTGCCACTATCACACCAAGACTTCGCTGATTCTGCACCAGCGGTGGCGCCACGGTCAAGGTGCGGCCACCGACCGGTGCCAGCACTGCGGGGCAGCGTTCGCGCGCCGGTACAAGCTGGCCCTGCACCAGAAGCTGATGCACCGAAACCGAAAACCGGGGGCGAAAAAGACGGTGAAGAAGCAGCAACGCAAACAGCGCAAACGGAAGCCCCGCAGCCAGTGTTTCACCAAGAGACGAAAGTAA
- the LOC120415142 gene encoding protein charlatan isoform X3, whose amino-acid sequence MTTLIPTTSSQPAAGVEAYEDMFKEITRKLYGEESAHGLYPHNTQIAQVAQLAPGAPAAAPEGGERSFTTLVSDRNITTIDYETTTVNDQGQQQQGRSEEHLTTAFGLAALMQNGFPPPGAILNPVNFPAKANLVAVTSDDRWQQQQEQTSGEQSWSSGGGKHSSTSYSHKSGKKPKVEPLDGSPTGSGSTLNIPQSDKSKGNFSPSSATVGAATGKRYACTSCPYTTDRRDLFTRHENIHKEEKPFHCYACLKQFNRADHVKKHFMRMHRDMDYEIAKTRRITAVSSTSTPTSSTAKPYYSSSSSNTPVSAPAPPPPTTLVSPPVTVIPVVSTLNIPTANFPAQLSIPSSHHGTATIESSSHGSTVTAVINSHNIVTLNGSGLIQHHHQQQQNQQQQHQPVLQQQQQQQQQIVVNAPPIVAIKQEKGVQPRAEGAGNSNGSNAANLVDDKSFAKKNKGEKRFTCCYCPWSGADNWGLKRHLNTHTKPYVCMLCDYKAARSERLATHVFKVHNKKACSKCTFFAEDQDQLNAHMQDSHPNEPAKPVKPATSPIGGGSTGNVLRSLGNTFVPNNLHGNNPTSSGNSFGTSVVNNSSSTNTTILYQTTTSTSAIPSTGNILTNSNASNLIDTINQHLAANGGTVTVVSGNGLGGGVGQVTTPHNHHQQQQQNHLQHNQNQNQQQQQIPQQQQQQHHWIAKVHRKRGSELLYSYLEADGSDSEDYARLLSMQALGRNKTSVTQDFHNAGGGTHRQYHANHNSDSNSSSIDSSNDQPSSPPLSSASSRSPSTSPPVVASTTATPNHLSEEHLSLLQLLATAAVAQQHLQLQQQQKSASSILSSPPASHPPQPPPAIVQNTNQNSTNQAQNDAKRRRKSSSRNDKENLGQKQPNRSVAVGGKVIDLTVTAAAAAASDTGNGIERNNNSSSNNNNSSVNNKNINEAIFDRVMYKKPSYQNMFLTAAFCKPVLGVEKDPRREDRVIVAEKSFSLAEFLRNHTEVSISTLNSTATTAKKPNDDEDVIFIKEEKRRKQQAPRKVDQPPSSERSVGDIRDKHMIRLITRRLCCRICQNQHVAPDNCHYHTKTSLILHQRWRHGQGAATDRCQHCGAAFARRYKLALHQKLMHRNRKPGAKKTVKKQQRKQRKRKPRSQCFTKRRK is encoded by the exons ATGACCACGCTCATACCCACCACGTCGTCCCAGCCCGCCGCCGGGGTTGAGGCGTACGAGGACATGTTCAAGGAGATCACGCGCAAACTTTACGGCGAGGAGTCCGCCCACGGACTCTACCCGCACAACACCCAGATCGCCCAGGTTGCGCAGCTTGCTCCGGGAGCCCCCGCAGCAGCTCCCGAGGGTGGCGAGCGGTCCTTTACGACGCTCGTTTCGGACCGGAACATTACGACGATCGATTACGAGACTACGACGGTGAATGACCAGGGCCAGCAGCAGCAAGGTCGGTCGGAGGAACATCTGACGACGGCGTTCGGCCTGGCTGCACTCATGCAGAACGGATTCCCTCCGCCGGGGGCCATCCTGAATCCGGTCAACTTTCCCGCGAAAGCAA ATCTTGTCGCCGTGACCAGTGACGATcgctggcagcagcagcaggaacaaACCTCCGGCGAGCAGTCGTGGAGCTCGGGTGGCGGCAAACACTCGTCCACTTCGTACTCCCACAAGTCGGGCAAGAAGCCCAAGGTCGAACCGCTGGATGGCTCGCCCACCGGCAGTGGCAGCACTCTCAACATTCCGCAGTCCGACAAGAGCAAAGGCAACTTCAGCCCCTCGTCGGCGACCGTCGGAGCTGCCACCGGAAAGCGTTACGCCTGCACAAGCTGTCCGTACACCACGGATCGGCGTGACCTGTTCACGCGCCACGAGAACATTCACAAAGAGGAGAAGCCATTCCATTGTTACGCCTGCCTGAAGCAGTTCAACCGGGCGGATCACGTGAAGAAGCACTTTATGCGGATGCACCGTGACATGGACTACGAAATCGCCAAAACCCGCCGCATAACCGCGGTCAGCTCCACTTCAACACCGACCAGTAGCACCGCCAAGCCCTACtacagcagtagcagcagcaacaCGCCGGTTTCGGCACCAGCCCCACCCCCGCCAACCACGCTCGTGTCCCCACCGGTAACCGTTATCCCGGTGGTCAGCACCCTCAACATTCCGACGGCCAACTTTCCGGCCCAACTCAGCATTCCCAGCAGTCACCACGGGACCGCAACCATCGAATCGTCGTCCCACGGCTCGACCGTCACGGCCGTCATCAACAGTCACAACATTGTCACGCTGAACGGAAGCGGCCTGATTCAGCAccaccatcagcagcagcagaaccagcagcagcaacaccagCCTGTtctgcaacagcagcagcagcagcagcagcaaatagTAGTAAATGCCCCACCTATCGTAGCTATCAAACAGGAGAAGGGAGTGCAGCCGAGGGCTGAAGGTGCGGGGAATAGTAACGGCAGCAATGCCGCCAACCTGGTCGACGATAAATCCTTCGCGAAGAAGAACAAGGGCGAGAAGCGGTTCACCTGTTGCTACTGTCCGTGGAGCG GTGCTGACAACTGGGGCCTCAAGCGGCACCTCAACACCCACACCAAGCCGTACGTGTGTATGCTGTGCGACTACAAGGCGGCCCGCTCGGAGCGGCTCGCGACGCACGTCTTCAAGGTGCACAACAAGAAGGCCTGCAGCAAGTGCACCTTCTTCGCCGAGGACCAGGACCAGCTGAACGCTCACATGCAGGACTCACA TCCTAACGAACCGGCCAAACCAGTGAAGCCGGCCACTTCGCCAATCGGCGGTGGCAGCACCGGGAATGTCCTCCGAAGCCTTGGGAACACCTTCGTTCCGAACAATCTCCACGGGAACAACCCGACCAGCAGTGGGAATTCCTTCGG AACATCGGTcgtcaacaacagcagcagtacCAACACCACCATCCTGTACCAAACGACAACGTCGACATCGGCCATCCCGTCGACCGGGAACATCCTCACCAACAGCAACGCGTCCAACCTGATCGACACCATCAACCAGCATCTGGCGGCCAACGGCGGCACCGTAACGGTCGTGTCGGGAAACGGGCTAGGTGGAGGGGTTGGGCAGGTGACCACCCCTCACAAtcaccatcagcagcagcagcaaaatcaCCTTCAACATAATCAGAAtcagaaccagcagcagcagcagattccgcaacaacagcaacaacaacatcacTGGATAGCGAAAGTGCACCGGAAGCGGGGATCCGAACTTTTGTACAGCTATCTGGAGGCGGACGGAAGCGACTCGGAAGATTACGCCCG CTTGCTCAGCATGCAGGCCCTCGGCCGCAACAAAACATCCGTCACGCAGGATTTTCATAACGCGGGAGGCGGAACCCATCGCCAGTATCACGCCAACCACAACAGcgacagcaacagcagcagcatcgaTAGCAGCAACGATCAACCATCTTCTCCACCACTGTCCTCGGCGTCGTCCCGTTCACCATCGACGTCCCCTCCGGTGGTGGCGTCGACGACGGCGACCCCGAACCACTTGTCCGAGGAGCATCTGTCGCTGCTGCAGCTGTTGGCCACGGCCGCCGTCGCCCAGCAGCATCTGCAactccagcagcagcaaaagtcGGCGTCGTCGATCCTCAGTTCGCCTCCCGCGAGTCATCCACCACAACCACCACCAGCCATAGTCCAGAACACGAACCAAAATAGTACAAACCAGGCCCAGAACGATGCGAAACGTCGTCGCAAGAGCAGCTCCCGCAACGACAAGGAGAACCTTGGCCAGAAGCAACCGAACCGAAGCGTGGCCGTCGGGGGCAAGGTTATCGATTTGACCGTTACGGCGGCGGCTGCGGCCGCCAGCGATACCGGCAACGGAATTGAAcggaacaacaacagcagcagcaacaataaCAATAGTAGCGTTAACAATAAGAATATAAACGAAGCTATTTTTGATAGAGTCATGTACAAGAAACCGTCGTACCAGAATATGTTTTTAACGGCGGCGTTCTGCAAGCCGGTGCTCGGCGTCGAGAAGGATCCCCGCCGGGAGGACCGCGTCATCGTGGCCGAGAAGAGCTTCTCGTTGGCCGAGTTTCTGCGCAATCACACGGAAGTGTCGATCAGCACGCTCAACTCCACGGCGACGACGGCCAAAAAGCCCAACGACGACGAAGACGTGATCTTCATCAAGGAGGAGAAACGTCGCAAGCAGCAAGCCCCGCGCAAGGTCGATCAACCGCCGTCGTCGGAGCGCTCCGTTGGCGATATCCGCGACAAGCACATGATCCGCCTGATCACGCGGCGGCTGTGCTGTCGAATCTGCCAGAACCAGCACGTGGCACCGGACAACTGCCACTATCACACCAAGACTTCGCTGATTCTGCACCAGCGGTGGCGCCACGGTCAAGGTGCGGCCACCGACCGGTGCCAGCACTGCGGGGCAGCGTTCGCGCGCCGGTACAAGCTGGCCCTGCACCAGAAGCTGATGCACCGAAACCGAAAACCGGGGGCGAAAAAGACGGTGAAGAAGCAGCAACGCAAACAGCGCAAACGGAAGCCCCGCAGCCAGTGTTTCACCAAGAGACGAAAGTAA